The genomic stretch CCTTCGCGGATTTCCATCGTCATCGCGCGGCTGACCATGTCGCGCGGGGCGAGATCCTTCACGCTCGGCGCGTAGCGCTCCATGAAGCGCTCGCCGTTGCTGTTGCGCAGGATGCCGCCTTCGCCGCGCACGCCTTCGGTGATCAGGCAGCCCGCGCCGTAGATGCCGGTCGGGTGGAACTGCACGAATTCCATGTCCTGCATCGCAAGACCAGCGCGCAGCACCATGCCGCCGCCGTCGCCGGTGCAGGTATGGGCGGAGGTCGCCGAGAAGTAGGCGCGGCCGTAACCGCCCGTCGCCAGCACAGTGCCCTGCGCCTTGAACAGGTGCAGCGTGCCTTCGGCCATGTCGACCGCGAGCACGCCACGGCAGGCGCCGTTGGCGTCCATGATCAGGTCGAGCGCGAAGTATTCGATGAAGAACTGCGCGTCGTGCGCGAGCGACTGCTGGTAGAGCGTGTGCAGGATCGCGTGGCCGGTGCGGTCGGCCGCGGCGCAGGTGCGCTGCGCCGGCGGACCTTCGCCGTAACGCGTGGTCATGCCGCCGAACGGGCGCTGGTAGATGCGGCCGTCGTCGGTACGCGAGAACGGAACGCCGTAGTGCTCCAGTTCGATGATGGCCGGGATGGCCTCGCGGCACATGTATTCGATGGCGTCCTGGTCGCCCAGCCAGTCCGAACCCTTCACGGTGTCGAAGAAGTGGTAACGCCAGTCGTCCTCGCCCATGTTCGCCAGCGCGGCGGCCACGCCGCCCTGCGCCGCGACGGTGTGCGAGCGCGTCGGGAAGACCTTGGTGATGCAGGCCGTCTTCAGGCCCTTCTGGGCCAGGCCGAAGGTGGCGCGCAGGCCGGCGCCGCCGGCACCGACCACCACCATGTCGAAGGTGTGTTCGTGGATCTTGTAAGCGGGCACGGCGTCAGGCTCCCAGCGCGATGCGGACGATGGCGAGCACGCTGGCGATGCCTGCGAGTGCGCACACGAAGATGTTCAGAAGGTGCAGCGCGGTCGCCGAGAACGGCGTGTGCACGTAGTCCTCGATGATCACCTGCACGCCGAGCTTGGCGTGCCAGAACGTGGCGATGCTGAAGGCGGTCAGCAGGATCGCGTGGCACGGATGCGCGACGGTGGCGCGCACGGTCGCGTAGTCGTCGCCGATCATC from Lysobacter auxotrophicus encodes the following:
- the sdhA gene encoding succinate dehydrogenase flavoprotein subunit, with the protein product MPAYKIHEHTFDMVVVGAGGAGLRATFGLAQKGLKTACITKVFPTRSHTVAAQGGVAAALANMGEDDWRYHFFDTVKGSDWLGDQDAIEYMCREAIPAIIELEHYGVPFSRTDDGRIYQRPFGGMTTRYGEGPPAQRTCAAADRTGHAILHTLYQQSLAHDAQFFIEYFALDLIMDANGACRGVLAVDMAEGTLHLFKAQGTVLATGGYGRAYFSATSAHTCTGDGGGMVLRAGLAMQDMEFVQFHPTGIYGAGCLITEGVRGEGGILRNSNGERFMERYAPSVKDLAPRDMVSRAMTMEIREGRGVGDHKDHILLDLTHLGPEVIHEKLPGIAESARIFANVDVEKQPIPVIPTVHYNMGGIPTNYHGEVVQLKNGNPDEVVPGLYAIGEAACVSVHGANRLGSNSLLDLVVFGRAVANRAAETVKRDGKQATLASDACDQALARLDKLRNANGGTPTAVIRDKMQRTMQADAAVFRTGETLRDGVSKMREIHASYADVKVSDRSLIWNSDLIETYELSNLLDQALVTIVSAENRTESRGAHAREDFPDRDDANWQKHTLCSVDERGQTQIDYRPVHMYTLSDDVSVVPPKKRVY
- the sdhD gene encoding succinate dehydrogenase, hydrophobic membrane anchor protein, translated to MIKPHKPHLRNPLKNARGLGSAKDGTGHFIVQRVTAIALVFLAIYAVGLIISMIGDDYATVRATVAHPCHAILLTAFSIATFWHAKLGVQVIIEDYVHTPFSATALHLLNIFVCALAGIASVLAIVRIALGA